Proteins encoded in a region of the Pelmatolapia mariae isolate MD_Pm_ZW linkage group LG16_19, Pm_UMD_F_2, whole genome shotgun sequence genome:
- the gphna gene encoding gephyrin a isoform X3, which translates to MHAHAHTGPPPEVQHPLLLHPPASVCAVTVQTEVVNMAADGMVLTNHDHQTRVGILTVSDSCFKNLAEDRSGVNLKDLVHDPSLLGGVIAAYKIVPDEIDEIKETLLEWCDEQELNLILTTGGTGFAPRDVTPEATREVIEREAPGMALAMLMGSLNVTPLGMLSRPVCGIRGKTLIINLPGSKKGSQECFQFILPALPHAIDLLREATVRVKSTHAALEQLPSPSPLQANTYANTHTNTHTMERGTQCEEEDDEEEDRRRGRHAHNHHHHHHHHQHGSSHITAAAIAAKVQSRCGSNENILRASHSAVDISKVARRHRMSPFPLTSMDKAFITVLEMTPILGIEVINYRDGLGRVLAQDIYAKDNLPPFPASVKDGYAVRAADGPGDRFIMGESQAGQQPTHTVMPGQVMRVTTGAPIPCGADAVVQVEDTELLRESEDGTEELEVRIMVQARPGQDIRPIGHDIRRGECVLAKGTHMGPSEIGLLATVGVTEVSVHKFPVVAVMSTGNELLNPEDDLHPGKIRDSNRSTLLATIQEHGYPTINLGIVGDNPDDLLSALHEGISRADVIITSGGVSMGEKDYLKQVLDIDLHAQIHFGRVFMKPGLPTTFATVDIDGTRKLIFALPGNPVSAVVTCNLFVIPALRKMQGILDPRPTIIKARLSCDVKLDPRPEYHRCILTWHHQEPLPWAQSTGNQVSSRLMSMRSANGLLMLPPKTEQYVELHKGEVVDVMVIGRL; encoded by the exons ATGCACGCGCATGCACACACCGGTCCTCCTCCAGAGGTGCAgcaccccctcctcctccaccccccAGCCTCTGTATGCGCCGTCACAGTGCAGACAGAGGTTGTAAACATGGCGGCGGACGGGATGGTGCTCACCAACCACGACCATCAGACCCGCGTGGGGATCCTCACAG TGAGCGACAGCTGCTTCAAGAACCTGGCTGAGGACCGCAGCGGCGTGAACCTGAAGGACCTGGTCCACGACCCCTCGCT ACTAGGAGGAGTCATCGCGGCCTACAAGATCGTTCCAGATGAGATCGACGAGATCAAG gaaaCTCTGCTGGAGTGGTGCGACGAACAGGAGCTGAACCTCATCCTCACGACCGGAGGGACCGGCTTTGCTCCGAGAGATGTTACTCCTGAG GCCACCAGGGAGGTGATCGAGCGAGAGGCTCCGGGAATGGCTCTGGCCATGCTGATGGGATCTCTCAACGTCACGCCACTGGGCATGCTGTCCAG GCCTGTTTGTGGTATTCGTGGCAAAACTCTGATCATCAACCTTCCAGGAAGCAAGAAAGGCTCTCAG GAGTGTTTTCAGTTCATTCTGCCCGCTCTGCCTCACGCCATCGACCTGCTGCGCGAGGCCACAGTCCGGGTGAAATCCACGCACGCCGCCCTGGAGCAGCTGCCTTCCCCCTCCCCTCTGCAGGCCAACACGTACgccaacacacacaccaacacacacaccatgGAGCGCGGGACCCAgtgtgaggaggaggacgacGAAGAGGAGGACCGGAGGAGAGGTCGGCACGCGCAcaaccaccaccatcatcaccaccaccaccagcacgGCTCCTCCCACATCACCGCAGCCGCCATCGCTGCCAAG GTTCAGTCACGATGTGGCAGCAATGAGAACATTCTGAGAGCCA GCCACAGCGCAGTTGACATCAGTAAAGTGGCGCGCCGTCATCGCATGTCGCCGTTCCCGCTGACATCCATGGACAAAGCCTTCATCACTGTTCTCGAGATGACGCCTATTTTGGGAATTGAAGTCATTAACTACagag ATGGTTTGGGTCGAGTTCTCGCTCAGGACATCTATGCCAAAGACAACCTTCCTCCGTTCCCCGCCTCCGTTAAAGACGGCTACGCTGTGCGAG CTGCCGATGGCCCGGGAGATCGCTTCATCATGGGGGAATCGCAGGCTGGACAGCAG CCCACCCACACAGTGATGCCAGGTCAGGTGATGAGGGTGACGACCGGCGCTCCGATTCCCTGCGGAGCTGACGCCGTGGTCCAAGTAGAAGACACGGAGCTGCTGAGGGAGTCTGAGGAT GGCACCGAGGAGCTGGAGGTGAGGATCATGGTCCAGGCCCGGCCCGGACAGGACATCAG GCCAATCGGTCACGACATCAGGCGAGGGGAGTGCGTACTGGCTAAAGGCACGCACATGGGCCCGTCTGAGATCGGCCTGCTCGCCACGGTGGGAGTGACCGAGGTCAGCGTGCACAAGTTCCCCGTGGTGGCCGTCATGTCCACCGGGAACGAGCTGCTGAACCCGGAGGATGACCTCCACCCGGGGAAGATCAGAGACTCCAACCGCTCCACTCTCCTCGCCACCATCCAGGAGCACGGATACCCGACCATCAACCTCGGCATCGTCGGAGACAA CCCTGACGACCTGCTGTCAGCTCTGCACGAGGGAATCAGCCGtgctgatgtcatcatcacCTCAGGGGGTGTGTCCATGGGAGAGAAG GACTACCTGAAACAGGTGCTGGATATCGACCTGCACGCGCAGATTCACTTTGGCCGAGTCTTCATGAAGCCAGG TCTTCCCACTACCTTTGCCACAGTCGACATCGACGGGACACGAAAGCTCATCTTCGCCCTGCCAG GTAACCCAGTGTCCGCTGTGGTGACGTGTAACCTGTTTGTGATTCCTGCTCTGAGGAAGATGCAAGGCATTCTGGATCCTCGACCTACAATCATCAAAGCGagg CTCTCCTGTGACGTTAAGCTGGACCCCCGGCCTGAGTACCACCGCTGTATTCTCACCTGGCATCACCAGGAGCCGCTGCCCTGGGCTCAGAGCACAG GTAACCAGGTGTCCAGCAGGCTGATGTCCATGCGCAGCGCCAACGGCCTGCTGATGCTGCCCCCTAAAACAGAGCAGTACGTGGAGCTGCACAAGGGAGAGGTCGTGGACGTCATGGTCATCGGACGGCTATGA
- the gphna gene encoding gephyrin a isoform X1 codes for MHAHAHTGPPPEVQHPLLLHPPASVCAVTVQTEVVNMAADGMVLTNHDHQTRVGILTVSDSCFKNLAEDRSGVNLKDLVHDPSLLGGVIAAYKIVPDEIDEIKETLLEWCDEQELNLILTTGGTGFAPRDVTPEATREVIEREAPGMALAMLMGSLNVTPLGMLSRPVCGIRGKTLIINLPGSKKGSQECFQFILPALPHAIDLLREATVRVKSTHAALEQLPSPSPLQANTYANTHTNTHTMERGTQCEEEDDEEEDRRRGRHAHNHHHHHHHHQHGSSHITAAAIAAKMSHAVLMAKGSPYLPGHTPVPPTHFTCSSAHDHQIPDSIISRGVQVLPRDSASLSSTPSESPRATQATSRLSTASCPTPKVQSRCGSNENILRASHSAVDISKVARRHRMSPFPLTSMDKAFITVLEMTPILGIEVINYRDGLGRVLAQDIYAKDNLPPFPASVKDGYAVRAADGPGDRFIMGESQAGQQPTHTVMPGQVMRVTTGAPIPCGADAVVQVEDTELLRESEDGTEELEVRIMVQARPGQDIRPIGHDIRRGECVLAKGTHMGPSEIGLLATVGVTEVSVHKFPVVAVMSTGNELLNPEDDLHPGKIRDSNRSTLLATIQEHGYPTINLGIVGDNPDDLLSALHEGISRADVIITSGGVSMGEKDYLKQVLDIDLHAQIHFGRVFMKPGLPTTFATVDIDGTRKLIFALPGNPVSAVVTCNLFVIPALRKMQGILDPRPTIIKARLSCDVKLDPRPEYHRCILTWHHQEPLPWAQSTGNQVSSRLMSMRSANGLLMLPPKTEQYVELHKGEVVDVMVIGRL; via the exons ATGCACGCGCATGCACACACCGGTCCTCCTCCAGAGGTGCAgcaccccctcctcctccaccccccAGCCTCTGTATGCGCCGTCACAGTGCAGACAGAGGTTGTAAACATGGCGGCGGACGGGATGGTGCTCACCAACCACGACCATCAGACCCGCGTGGGGATCCTCACAG TGAGCGACAGCTGCTTCAAGAACCTGGCTGAGGACCGCAGCGGCGTGAACCTGAAGGACCTGGTCCACGACCCCTCGCT ACTAGGAGGAGTCATCGCGGCCTACAAGATCGTTCCAGATGAGATCGACGAGATCAAG gaaaCTCTGCTGGAGTGGTGCGACGAACAGGAGCTGAACCTCATCCTCACGACCGGAGGGACCGGCTTTGCTCCGAGAGATGTTACTCCTGAG GCCACCAGGGAGGTGATCGAGCGAGAGGCTCCGGGAATGGCTCTGGCCATGCTGATGGGATCTCTCAACGTCACGCCACTGGGCATGCTGTCCAG GCCTGTTTGTGGTATTCGTGGCAAAACTCTGATCATCAACCTTCCAGGAAGCAAGAAAGGCTCTCAG GAGTGTTTTCAGTTCATTCTGCCCGCTCTGCCTCACGCCATCGACCTGCTGCGCGAGGCCACAGTCCGGGTGAAATCCACGCACGCCGCCCTGGAGCAGCTGCCTTCCCCCTCCCCTCTGCAGGCCAACACGTACgccaacacacacaccaacacacacaccatgGAGCGCGGGACCCAgtgtgaggaggaggacgacGAAGAGGAGGACCGGAGGAGAGGTCGGCACGCGCAcaaccaccaccatcatcaccaccaccaccagcacgGCTCCTCCCACATCACCGCAGCCGCCATCGCTGCCAAG ATGAGCCATGCTGTGCTCATGGCTAAAGGGAGTCCCTACCTGCCTGGCCACACCCCTGTCCCTCCCACTCATTTCACCTGCTCCTCTGCCCATGACCATCAG atccCGGACTCGATCATTTCTCGAGGTGTTCAGGTGCTTCCACGAGATTCGGCCTCTTTAAGCTCCACCCCCTCCGAGTCACCCCGGGCGACACAGGCAACTTCCCGCCTTTCCACCGCCTCGTGCCCGACACCCAAG GTTCAGTCACGATGTGGCAGCAATGAGAACATTCTGAGAGCCA GCCACAGCGCAGTTGACATCAGTAAAGTGGCGCGCCGTCATCGCATGTCGCCGTTCCCGCTGACATCCATGGACAAAGCCTTCATCACTGTTCTCGAGATGACGCCTATTTTGGGAATTGAAGTCATTAACTACagag ATGGTTTGGGTCGAGTTCTCGCTCAGGACATCTATGCCAAAGACAACCTTCCTCCGTTCCCCGCCTCCGTTAAAGACGGCTACGCTGTGCGAG CTGCCGATGGCCCGGGAGATCGCTTCATCATGGGGGAATCGCAGGCTGGACAGCAG CCCACCCACACAGTGATGCCAGGTCAGGTGATGAGGGTGACGACCGGCGCTCCGATTCCCTGCGGAGCTGACGCCGTGGTCCAAGTAGAAGACACGGAGCTGCTGAGGGAGTCTGAGGAT GGCACCGAGGAGCTGGAGGTGAGGATCATGGTCCAGGCCCGGCCCGGACAGGACATCAG GCCAATCGGTCACGACATCAGGCGAGGGGAGTGCGTACTGGCTAAAGGCACGCACATGGGCCCGTCTGAGATCGGCCTGCTCGCCACGGTGGGAGTGACCGAGGTCAGCGTGCACAAGTTCCCCGTGGTGGCCGTCATGTCCACCGGGAACGAGCTGCTGAACCCGGAGGATGACCTCCACCCGGGGAAGATCAGAGACTCCAACCGCTCCACTCTCCTCGCCACCATCCAGGAGCACGGATACCCGACCATCAACCTCGGCATCGTCGGAGACAA CCCTGACGACCTGCTGTCAGCTCTGCACGAGGGAATCAGCCGtgctgatgtcatcatcacCTCAGGGGGTGTGTCCATGGGAGAGAAG GACTACCTGAAACAGGTGCTGGATATCGACCTGCACGCGCAGATTCACTTTGGCCGAGTCTTCATGAAGCCAGG TCTTCCCACTACCTTTGCCACAGTCGACATCGACGGGACACGAAAGCTCATCTTCGCCCTGCCAG GTAACCCAGTGTCCGCTGTGGTGACGTGTAACCTGTTTGTGATTCCTGCTCTGAGGAAGATGCAAGGCATTCTGGATCCTCGACCTACAATCATCAAAGCGagg CTCTCCTGTGACGTTAAGCTGGACCCCCGGCCTGAGTACCACCGCTGTATTCTCACCTGGCATCACCAGGAGCCGCTGCCCTGGGCTCAGAGCACAG GTAACCAGGTGTCCAGCAGGCTGATGTCCATGCGCAGCGCCAACGGCCTGCTGATGCTGCCCCCTAAAACAGAGCAGTACGTGGAGCTGCACAAGGGAGAGGTCGTGGACGTCATGGTCATCGGACGGCTATGA
- the gphna gene encoding gephyrin a isoform X2, translated as MHAHAHTGPPPEVQHPLLLHPPASVCAVTVQTEVVNMAADGMVLTNHDHQTRVGILTVSDSCFKNLAEDRSGVNLKDLVHDPSLLGGVIAAYKIVPDEIDEIKETLLEWCDEQELNLILTTGGTGFAPRDVTPEATREVIEREAPGMALAMLMGSLNVTPLGMLSRPVCGIRGKTLIINLPGSKKGSQECFQFILPALPHAIDLLREATVRVKSTHAALEQLPSPSPLQANTYANTHTNTHTMERGTQCEEEDDEEEDRRRGRHAHNHHHHHHHHQHGSSHITAAAIAAKIPDSIISRGVQVLPRDSASLSSTPSESPRATQATSRLSTASCPTPKVQSRCGSNENILRASHSAVDISKVARRHRMSPFPLTSMDKAFITVLEMTPILGIEVINYRDGLGRVLAQDIYAKDNLPPFPASVKDGYAVRAADGPGDRFIMGESQAGQQPTHTVMPGQVMRVTTGAPIPCGADAVVQVEDTELLRESEDGTEELEVRIMVQARPGQDIRPIGHDIRRGECVLAKGTHMGPSEIGLLATVGVTEVSVHKFPVVAVMSTGNELLNPEDDLHPGKIRDSNRSTLLATIQEHGYPTINLGIVGDNPDDLLSALHEGISRADVIITSGGVSMGEKDYLKQVLDIDLHAQIHFGRVFMKPGLPTTFATVDIDGTRKLIFALPGNPVSAVVTCNLFVIPALRKMQGILDPRPTIIKARLSCDVKLDPRPEYHRCILTWHHQEPLPWAQSTGNQVSSRLMSMRSANGLLMLPPKTEQYVELHKGEVVDVMVIGRL; from the exons ATGCACGCGCATGCACACACCGGTCCTCCTCCAGAGGTGCAgcaccccctcctcctccaccccccAGCCTCTGTATGCGCCGTCACAGTGCAGACAGAGGTTGTAAACATGGCGGCGGACGGGATGGTGCTCACCAACCACGACCATCAGACCCGCGTGGGGATCCTCACAG TGAGCGACAGCTGCTTCAAGAACCTGGCTGAGGACCGCAGCGGCGTGAACCTGAAGGACCTGGTCCACGACCCCTCGCT ACTAGGAGGAGTCATCGCGGCCTACAAGATCGTTCCAGATGAGATCGACGAGATCAAG gaaaCTCTGCTGGAGTGGTGCGACGAACAGGAGCTGAACCTCATCCTCACGACCGGAGGGACCGGCTTTGCTCCGAGAGATGTTACTCCTGAG GCCACCAGGGAGGTGATCGAGCGAGAGGCTCCGGGAATGGCTCTGGCCATGCTGATGGGATCTCTCAACGTCACGCCACTGGGCATGCTGTCCAG GCCTGTTTGTGGTATTCGTGGCAAAACTCTGATCATCAACCTTCCAGGAAGCAAGAAAGGCTCTCAG GAGTGTTTTCAGTTCATTCTGCCCGCTCTGCCTCACGCCATCGACCTGCTGCGCGAGGCCACAGTCCGGGTGAAATCCACGCACGCCGCCCTGGAGCAGCTGCCTTCCCCCTCCCCTCTGCAGGCCAACACGTACgccaacacacacaccaacacacacaccatgGAGCGCGGGACCCAgtgtgaggaggaggacgacGAAGAGGAGGACCGGAGGAGAGGTCGGCACGCGCAcaaccaccaccatcatcaccaccaccaccagcacgGCTCCTCCCACATCACCGCAGCCGCCATCGCTGCCAAG atccCGGACTCGATCATTTCTCGAGGTGTTCAGGTGCTTCCACGAGATTCGGCCTCTTTAAGCTCCACCCCCTCCGAGTCACCCCGGGCGACACAGGCAACTTCCCGCCTTTCCACCGCCTCGTGCCCGACACCCAAG GTTCAGTCACGATGTGGCAGCAATGAGAACATTCTGAGAGCCA GCCACAGCGCAGTTGACATCAGTAAAGTGGCGCGCCGTCATCGCATGTCGCCGTTCCCGCTGACATCCATGGACAAAGCCTTCATCACTGTTCTCGAGATGACGCCTATTTTGGGAATTGAAGTCATTAACTACagag ATGGTTTGGGTCGAGTTCTCGCTCAGGACATCTATGCCAAAGACAACCTTCCTCCGTTCCCCGCCTCCGTTAAAGACGGCTACGCTGTGCGAG CTGCCGATGGCCCGGGAGATCGCTTCATCATGGGGGAATCGCAGGCTGGACAGCAG CCCACCCACACAGTGATGCCAGGTCAGGTGATGAGGGTGACGACCGGCGCTCCGATTCCCTGCGGAGCTGACGCCGTGGTCCAAGTAGAAGACACGGAGCTGCTGAGGGAGTCTGAGGAT GGCACCGAGGAGCTGGAGGTGAGGATCATGGTCCAGGCCCGGCCCGGACAGGACATCAG GCCAATCGGTCACGACATCAGGCGAGGGGAGTGCGTACTGGCTAAAGGCACGCACATGGGCCCGTCTGAGATCGGCCTGCTCGCCACGGTGGGAGTGACCGAGGTCAGCGTGCACAAGTTCCCCGTGGTGGCCGTCATGTCCACCGGGAACGAGCTGCTGAACCCGGAGGATGACCTCCACCCGGGGAAGATCAGAGACTCCAACCGCTCCACTCTCCTCGCCACCATCCAGGAGCACGGATACCCGACCATCAACCTCGGCATCGTCGGAGACAA CCCTGACGACCTGCTGTCAGCTCTGCACGAGGGAATCAGCCGtgctgatgtcatcatcacCTCAGGGGGTGTGTCCATGGGAGAGAAG GACTACCTGAAACAGGTGCTGGATATCGACCTGCACGCGCAGATTCACTTTGGCCGAGTCTTCATGAAGCCAGG TCTTCCCACTACCTTTGCCACAGTCGACATCGACGGGACACGAAAGCTCATCTTCGCCCTGCCAG GTAACCCAGTGTCCGCTGTGGTGACGTGTAACCTGTTTGTGATTCCTGCTCTGAGGAAGATGCAAGGCATTCTGGATCCTCGACCTACAATCATCAAAGCGagg CTCTCCTGTGACGTTAAGCTGGACCCCCGGCCTGAGTACCACCGCTGTATTCTCACCTGGCATCACCAGGAGCCGCTGCCCTGGGCTCAGAGCACAG GTAACCAGGTGTCCAGCAGGCTGATGTCCATGCGCAGCGCCAACGGCCTGCTGATGCTGCCCCCTAAAACAGAGCAGTACGTGGAGCTGCACAAGGGAGAGGTCGTGGACGTCATGGTCATCGGACGGCTATGA
- the LOC134644127 gene encoding mitochondrial import inner membrane translocase subunit Tim9-like — MAVQVSESDQIKQFKEFLGTYNKVTENCFMDCVRDFTTRDVKPEESSCSESCLQKYLKMTQRISMRFQEYHIQQNEALAAKAGLLGQSR; from the exons ATGGCGGTCCAGGTGTCCGAGTCCGACCAGATCAAACAG TTTAAGGAGTTTCTGGGGACGTACAACAAGGTGACGGAGAACTGCTTCATGGACTGCGTCCGAGACTTCACCACGAGAGACGTGAAGCCCGAGGAG tcgAGCTGCTCCGAGTCGTGCCTGCAGAAGTATCTGAAGATGACTCAGAGGATCTCCATGCGTTTCCAGGAGTATCACATCCAGCAGAACGAGGCTCTGGCGGCTAAAGCTGGCCTGCTGGGACAGTCGCGCTGA
- the slirp gene encoding SRA stem-loop-interacting RNA-binding protein, mitochondrial: MAASKKVFEVFVSKVPWTVATKEMKDYFGQFGAVKKCLLPFDKETGFHRGFCWIGFSSEEGLNNALQKDPHVLEGAKLQVQRNRRPFAGQKSDKDAEYD, encoded by the exons ATGGCGGCGTCCAAGAAAGTGTTCGAGGTGTTCGTGTCCAAAGTGCCGTGGACTGTGGCCACCA aggaGATGAAGGACTACTTTGGGCAGTTTGGAGCCGTGAAGAAGTGCCTGCTGCCGTTT GATAAAGAAACGGGCTTCCACAGAGGCTTCTGCTGGATCGGCTTCTCCTCTGAGGAAGGACTCAACAACGCTCTGCAGAAGGACCCGCACGTGCTCGAGGGCGCCAAG CTGCAGGTTCAGAGGAACAGACGCCCGTTCGCAGGACAGAAGTCGGACAAAGACGCCGAGTACGACTGA
- the alkbh1 gene encoding nucleic acid dioxygenase ALKBH1 — protein MAKMAASVVEGGEDAFRKIFKFYRRRNPPPDLSDVIDFSRCAPGEQIVPVNLDAAAVSDVEATRVGLQPVREWRAFGLRGHPGFIFISDPFLRGTQPFWLRQCLKIYPQKPNVCNLDMHMSPLETQDIWGQSVHSLRSSPAGKREARTLLERLRWVTLGYHYNWDTKTYSPSSHTPFPRDLHLLSAHMTAACGFPGFISEAGILNYYRSDSSLGIHVDESELDHTRPLLSFSFGQSAIFLLGGPRRQDPPTAMLMHSGDVMVMSGPSRLLYHAVPRILPAPPGRLALETGGCIQTPPTHEGSMVEPLSKEEWAVCSRYIQSSRVNVTVRQVLAPGQKFPEIPRSHQTTDTGQTDGYDDGESGKRKRSSRDSPCAAETLTH, from the exons ATGGCTAAGATGGCAGCCTCCGTGGTGGAGGGTGGAGAGGATGCGTTTCGGAAGATATTCAAGTTTTACAGGAGAAGGAACCCCCCGCCGGACCTCAGCGACGTCATCGACTTTTCCAGGTGTGCGCCCGGTGAACAG aTTGTTCCAGTTAACCTCGACGCCGCCGCGGTGAGCGATGTGGAAGCCACCAGAGTCGGATTACAGCCCGTCAGAGAGTGGCGAGCCTTCGGCCTGCGAGGACACCCAG GGTTCATCTTCATCTCTGATCCGTTCCTGCGCGGCACGCAGCCGTTCTGGCTCCGACAGTGTCTGAAGATTTACCCTCAGAAACCAAACGTCTGCAACCTGGACATGCACATGTCCCCCTTAGAGACTCAGGACATCTGGGGACAGAGCGTGCACAGCCTGAG ATCTTCTCCGGCTGGAAAACGAGAAGCGCGGACTCTCCTGGAGCGGCTGCGCTGGGTCACGCTGGGCTATCATTACAACTGGGACACAAAG ACGTACTCTCCCAGCAGTCACACTCCTTTCCCACGtgacctccacctcctctccgcTCACATGACAGCTGCCTGCGGCTTCCCTGGCTTTATCTCGGAAGCGGGAATCCTCAACTATTACCGATCTGACTCTTCTCTGGGAATCCACGTGGACGAGTCGGAGCTGGATCACACTCGACCGCTGCTGTCGTTTAG TTTTGGTCAGTCAGCCATCTTTCTCCTCGGTGGCCCTCGCAGACAGGACCCCCCCACAGCCATGCTCATGCACAGCGGGGACGTGATGGTGATGTCGGGGCCCAGCCGCCTTCTGTACCACGCGGTCCCACGAATCCTCCCCGCACCTCCGGGGCGTCTGGCGTTAGAGACGGGGGGATGCATCCAGACCCCCCCGACACATGAAGGCTCCATGGTGGAGCCGTTGTCCAAGGAGGAATGGGCCGTCTGCTCCAGGTACATCCAGAGCTCCAGAGTGAATGTGACCGTCAGACAGGTGCTGGCGCCTGGACAGAAATTTCCAGAAATTCCCCGTTCTCACCAAACCACGGACACTGGACAGACGGACGGATACGATGATGGAGAGAGcggaaagaggaagaggagcagcagGGACTCTCCTTGTGCTGCAGAGACATTAACTCACTGA